The following are from one region of the Nicotiana tabacum cultivar K326 chromosome 3, ASM71507v2, whole genome shotgun sequence genome:
- the LOC107792200 gene encoding elongation factor 1-alpha-like yields the protein MGKEKFHINIVVIGHVDSGKSTTTGHLIYKLGGIDKRVIERFEKEAAEMNKRSFKYAWVLDKLKAERERGITIDIALWKFETTKYYCTVIDAPGHRDFIKNMITGTSQADCAVLIIDSTTGGFEAGISKDGQTREHALLAFTLGVKQMICCCNKMDATTPKYSKARYDEIVKEVSSYLKKVGYNPDKIPFVPISGFEGDNMIERSTNLDWYKGPTLLEALDQINEPKRPSDKPLRLPLQDVYKIGGIGTVPVGRVETGVLKPGMVVTFGPTGLTTEVKSVEMHHEALQEALPGDNVGFNVKNVAVKDLKRGFVASNSKDDPAKGASNFTSQVIIMNHPGQIGNGYAPVLDCHTSHIAVKFAEILTKIDRRSGKELEKEPKFLKNGDAGMVKMIPTKPMVVETFSEYPPLGRFAVRDMRQTVAVGVIKNVDKKDPTGAKVTKAAQKKK from the exons ATGGGTAAAGAGAAGTTTCACATCAACATTGTGGTCATTGGCCACGTCGACTCTGGAAAGTCGACCACCACTGGTCACTTGATCTACAAGCTTGGTGGTATTGACAAGCGTGTTATTGAGAGGTTCGAGAAGGAAGCTGCTGAGATGAACAAGAGGTCATTCAAGTATGCCTGGGTGCTTGACAAGCTTAAGGCTGAACGTGAGCGTGGTATCACCATTGATATTGCCTTGTGGAAGTTTGAGACCACCAAGTACTACTGCACTGTGATTGATGCCCCCGGACACAGGGACTTTATCAAGAACATGATCACTGGTACTTCCCAGGCTGATTGTGCTGTTCTTATTATTGACTCCACTACTGGTGGTTTTGAAGCTGGTATTTCCAAGGATGGTCAGACCCGTGAGCATGCATTGCTTGCTTTCACCCTTGGTGTTAAGCAAATGATTTGCTGCTGCAACAAG ATGGATGCTACCACCCCAAAGTACTCAAAGGCTAGGTATGATGAAATTGTGAAGGAAGTTTCTTCCTACCTCAAGAAGGTCGGTTACAACCCTGACAAGATCCCCTTTGTCCCCATCTCTGGTTTCGAGGGAGACAATATGATTGAGAGGTCTACCAACCTTGACTGGTACAAGGGCCCTACCCTCCTTGAGGCTCTTGACCAGATTAATGAGCCCAAGAGGCCCTCAGACAAACCCCTCCGTCTTCCACTTCAGGATGTTTACAAGATTGGTGGTATTGGTACCGTTCCTGTCGGTCGTGTGGAGACTGGTGTGCTCAAGCCTGGTATGGTTGTGACCTTTGGCCCTACTGGTCTGACAACTGAAGTCAAGTCTGTTGAGATGCACCATGAAGCTCTCCAGGAGGCACTCCCTGGTGACAATGTTGGGTTTAACGTTAAGAATGTTGCTGTTAAGGATCTCAAGCGTGGTTTTGTTGCCTCAAACTCCAAGGATGACCCAGCCAAGGGAGCATCCAACTTCACCTCCCAGGTCATCATCATGAACCATCCTGGCCAGATCGGAAATGGATATGCACCGGTGCTTGACTGCCACACTTCCCACATTGCTGTCAAGTTTGCTGAGATCTTGACCAAGATTGACAGGCGTTCTGGTAAGGAACTTGAGAAAGAGCCTAAGTTCTTGAAGAATGGTGATGCTGGTATGGTTAAGATGATTCCTACCAAGCCTATGGTTGTTGAGACCTTCTCTGAGTACCCTCCATTGGGTCGTTTTGCTGTGAGGGACATGCGACAAACTGTTGCTGTTGGTGTCATCAAGAACGTTGACAAGAAGGACCCAACTGGTGCCAAGGTCACCAAGGCTGCCCAGAAGAAAAAGTGA
- the LOC142175817 gene encoding uncharacterized protein LOC142175817 yields the protein MGELETSRGSNQELGFVRAGDTRWGSYDKSLENFTLLFYSIIDVLDTLVADASTLDGRAKKKEQDIANAIIFVEVAKKKASRVKNWFSNLGGLGKFSKTLVETKKNITFPLVFCLLKLALLLSIATAMLKKLFSQ from the exons ATGGGTGAGCTAGAAACAAGTAGAGGCTCAAATCAAGAGCTTGGTTTTGTTAGAGCTGGTGATACTCGTTGGGGATCTTACGACAAGTCGCTTGAAAATTTTACACTTTTGTTTTACTCTATTATTGATGTACTTGATACTCTTGTTGCAGATGCAAGTACTTTAGATGGAAGAGCTAAG AAAAAGGAGCAGGATATTGCTAATGCCATAATATTTGTTGAAGTAGCAAAAAAAAAGGCTTCAAGAGTTAAGAATTG GTTCTCCAATTTAGGTGGACTTGGTAAATTTTCAAAAACGCTAGTGGAAACAAAGAAGAATATTACTTTTCCTCTTGTATTCTGCTTATTGAAACTTGCTTTGCTTCTGTCAATTGCCACCGCAATGTTGAAAAAGCTTTTTTCGCAATGA